A single window of Rhipicephalus microplus isolate Deutch F79 chromosome 5, USDA_Rmic, whole genome shotgun sequence DNA harbors:
- the LOC119186298 gene encoding uncharacterized protein LOC119186298 translates to MSDTLRGPSEYRWPGQKMTPRRQTPAGYPHPVRRTTAASSSRERRFPHGANMEPGLSWMRPGHDGRNRPGMPYRMPGMMPGMMPRMMPGRMPGMVPGMMPRMMPGMMPAMMSGMVPGMVPAAYPGITPGISMVPGAPMMPSVLPVPIGGGTSGGGSRTTVIPMPLPMPMPLPLPSQGGGGGQGPVILAGTSPPASAAQQAYPCPAPCHQHYAAPPQQEPPLSPLVDAAAVTMMMQQIRLLLSPPPVRTRHSRQRSPEQAAPSPPAPAALGPGLPECHLPFQSILPPQAPAEGGPIDLVAALQAMLAQAEGVDSQKKPSKATGKRNKAGKKAEEDAETKHRMDGGKKPVEEGKEANGEKDREEKEEEKQSRKKKETEKQGDEVKKVDSTDEKLKSPLTQEGTTPGKGPDPNAPALSLNFQR, encoded by the exons ATGTCTGACACACTGCGAGGACCGAGTGAGTACAGGTGGCCTGGGCAGAAAATGACACCTCGACGTCAAACGCCTGCAGGGTACCCACATCCAGTAAGGAGGACGACTGCCGCATCTTCTTCGAGGGAAAGACGTTTTCCGCATGGGGCAAACATGGAGCCTGGCTTAAGTTGGATGAGGCCAGGGCATGACGGCAGAAATAGGCCGGGAATGCCTTACAGGATGCCCGGTATGATGCCGGGAATGATGCCTAGAATGATGCCTGGTAGAATGCCTGGTATGGTGCCCGGCATGATGCCCAGAATGATGCCTGGTATGATGCCTGCGATGATGTCTGGTATGGTGCCCGGTATGGTGCCTGCTGCCTACCCAGGCATTACTCCAGGAATTTCCATGGTACCAGGAGCACCTATGATGCCTTCCGTATTACCAG TGCCGATTGGTGGAGGTACCAGCGGGGGCGGTTCGAGGACTACCGTCATACCAATGCCACTTCCGATGCCGATGCCCCTACCTCTGCCATCgcaaggtggtggcggtggcCAGGGCCCAGTTATCCTGGCAGGCACGTCCCCGCCAGCTTCTGCTGCCCAACAAGCCTACCCTTGCCCGGCGCCTTGCCACCAACACTACGCTGCTCCTCCTCAGCAGGAGCCGCCACTTAGTCCTTTGGTGGACGCGGCTGCCGTTACTATGATGATGCAGCAGATTCGATTGCTGCTGTCTCCACCACCAGTACGAACGCGGCACTCTAGACAGCGATCGCCTGAGCAAGCCGCTCCTTCTCCTCCGGCACCCGCTGCTCTGGGCCCTGGTTTGCCTGAATGTCATCTCCCTTTTCAGTCAATCTTACCTCCTCAGGCACCAGCGGAAGGAGGCCCTATTGACTTGGTGGCCGCTCTGCAAGCAATGCTGGCGCAAGCAGAGGGTGTGGATAGCCAGAAAAAGCCCTCCAAGGCGACtggaaaaagaaataaagctgGCAAGAAGGCCGAAGAAGACGCGGAGACGAAACATCGCATGGACGGGGGCAAAAAGCCTGTGGAGGAAGGTAAGGAAGCGAACGGTGAAAAGGatagggaagaaaaagaagaagagaagcaAAGTAGGAAGAAGAAGGAAACTGAAAAGCAAGGAGATGAAGTTAAAAAGGTTGACAGCACTGACGAGAAGCTCAAATCTCCGTTGACACAGGAGGGCACGACCCCTGGTAAGGGGCCAGACCCTAACGCCCCCGCTTTAAGCCTGAATTTTCAGAGGTAA